One Tursiops truncatus isolate mTurTru1 chromosome 3, mTurTru1.mat.Y, whole genome shotgun sequence DNA segment encodes these proteins:
- the UGT3A2 gene encoding LOW QUALITY PROTEIN: UDP-glucuronosyltransferase 3A2 (The sequence of the model RefSeq protein was modified relative to this genomic sequence to represent the inferred CDS: inserted 1 base in 1 codon; substituted 2 bases at 2 genomic stop codons), translating into MAGQQALLLVGFLLPSLLLSEAAKILTLSLVGGSHFLLVNQVSQILQDHGCNVTMLLQRGNLLPPGFTEEEKSYKVINWFLPEDDNKEFKKSFHFFMEETFEGRSTFEHVLAILEQLGLPCSHLLRRNDTVNSLKNENFWASLNFDLVIVEIFDYWPFLLAEKLGKPXPLSYVPVFYSLLTDHMDXWGXVKNSLMFFDVPDVLWPFILFYPSSDVCSHQGHSDLLLLVLNKVTTVLLPLLFATGHPHVHLFVTHGGINSVMEAIQHGLPMVEIPLFGDQPENLLRVDAKNFGVSIQLKQIKAETLALNMKQVIEDKRQKSAMVDTSIMKRSHSLTLSQRLVGWINHILQTAGAAHLKPHTFQQPWWHEQYLLDLFSFLLAVTLGTAWLCGQLLGLVARCCVGPGS; encoded by the exons ATGGCGGGGCAGCAGGCGCTGCTTCTAGTCGGATTCCTACTGCCTAGCCTCCTCCTCTCAGAGGCTGCCAAAATCCTAACTCTGTCCCTGGTGG GTGGAAGCCATTTTCTACTGGTGAATCAGGTCTCTCAGATTCTTCAAGATCATGGTTGTAATGTCACCATGCTTCTCCAGAGAGGAAATTTATTGCCACCAG gttttacagaggaggagaaatcatacaaagttattaacTGGTTTCTACCTGAAGACGATAACAAAGAATTTAAgaagtcttttcatttctttatggaAGAAACTTTTGAGGgcag aagCACATTTGAACACGTTTTAGCTATTTTGGAGCAACTAGGGCTTCCGTGCAGTCATTTGCTAAGGAGAAATGATACTGTGAATTCTTTAAAGAATGagaacttttgggcttccctg aacttTGACCTGGTGATAGTGGAAATTTTTGACTACTGGCCTTTCTTGCTTGCTGAGAAGCTTGGAAAGC GCCCCCTGTCTTATGTGCCAGTATTCTATTCCTTGTTAACTGACCACATGGACTAGTGGGGCTGAGTGAAGAATTCCCTGATGTTCTTTGATGTTCCTGATGTTCTTTGgcccttcattcttttctatcCCAGCTCTGATGTCTGCAGCCATCAAGGTCACAGTGACCTACTGCTTTTGGTCTTGAACAAGGTCACCACA GTTCTGCTGCCTTTGTTATTTGCAACAGGGCACCCTCACGTCCACCTTTTTGTCACTCATGGTGGGATAAATAGTGTCATGGAGGCCATCCAACATGGCCTGCCCATGGTGGAGATTCCCCTCTTTGGAGACCAGCCTGAAAACCTGCTCCGAGTAGATGCCAAAAATTTCGGTGTCTCCATCCAGTTAAAGCAGATCAAGGCTGAGACATTAGCTCTGAACATGAAGCAAGTCATAGAGGACAAGAG GCAGAAATCTGCCATGGTCGACACCAGCATCATGAAACGCTCCCACTCCCTGACGCTCAGCCAGCGGCTGGTGGGCTGGATCAACCACATCTTGCAGACAGCGGGTGCGGCTCACCTCAAGCCCCACACCTTCCAGCAGCCGTGGTGGCATGAGCAGTACCTGCTGGACCTCTTCTCGTTCCTGCTGGCGGTCACCCTGGGCACCGCGTGGCTGTGTGGGCAGCTGCTGGGCCTGGTGGCCAGGTGCTGTGTGGGACCAGGAAGCTAA